Proteins encoded within one genomic window of Bombus vancouverensis nearcticus chromosome 4, iyBomVanc1_principal, whole genome shotgun sequence:
- the LOC117160963 gene encoding tRNA (uracil-5-)-methyltransferase homolog A isoform X2, with protein MTSNEPTEVEKNPYAYLERADFTSEKYKIEVHGLPKYYGIGEFKKLLNEKLELQSCKIKPPKRSSGWLYVSFRNEENRRKAIEILNGILWKNCKLSAQIAKPAPDPFVKRRLEEETTKKRLKLDKDDQNISIEDKVKLTTIPLWEMPYPSQLELKQKEMSLILSTICKQMLKESKGDLLDWLNHQKTKYHGLPCELLPILSTDTITEYRNKCEFTVGKSEKENEVVIGFRLSSYAAGSTAVGPIDNLCHIPNTMKVLVKVLEEFMKNTELKPFDPVDHSGYWRQVTVRSTLCNDVMVIVGMHPQDLSSEKLEELQLQLKTFFETGNGVQARVTSLYLQIMKLNGTKYIEEMLLGMKFRISPQAFFQVNTLGAEVLYKAAIDLAKPTVDTALLDICCGTGTIGLAFSKYCGEVFGIEMIEDAIKDAKENVVANEVSNCEFFVGKAEDVLSPVIRRTTKADIIAVVDPPRAGLHQRALLTMRKAKKLSRLIYISCDPRAAAKNLVDLARPVSKQYTGEPMVPIKAVAVDMFPYTKHCELVLCLERLSTAMKARDCTER; from the exons atgaCTTCAAACGAACCTACCGAAGTAGAAAAGAATCCTTATGCATACCTCGAAAGAGCTGATTTTACGTCTGAAAAGTATAAAATTGAGGTACACGGGTTACCAAAATATTATGGAATTGGTGAATTTAAAAAGCTTTTAAATGAGAAGCTGGAGTTGCAGTCATGTAAAATAAAGCCACCAAAACGGAGCAGTGGATGGCTTTATGTATCTTTTAGAAACGAGGAGAATCGTCGGAAAGCAATAGAAATATTAAATGGGATTTTATGGAAAAATTGTAAGCTTAGTGCTCAG attgcAAAACCTGCACCAGATCCATTTGTAAAAAGGAGACTAGAAGAAGAAACTACAAAGAAGCGTTTAAAATTAGATAAAGATGATCAAAATATATCCATAGAAGATAAAGTTAAATTAACTACGATTCCCCTTTGGGAAATGCCTTATCCAAGTCAA TTGGAactgaaacaaaaagaaatgagTTTGATTCTATCAACTATTTGTAAACAAATGTTGAAAGAAAGTAAGGGTGATCTTTTAGACTGGTTAAATCATCAAAAAACTAAATATCATGGATTGCCTTGTGAATTGCTTCCCATTTTGAGTACAGATACAATCACAGAGTATAGGAATAAATGTGAATTTACAGTTG GTaaaagcgaaaaagaaaatgaagttgTAATAGGATTCAGATTATCTAGTTATGCAGCTGGTTCCACGGCAGTGGGACCTATTGATAATCTTTGTCACATTCCTAACACAATGAAAGTTCTGGTTAAG GTGCTTGAAGAGTTCATGAAAAATACTGAATTAAAGCCTTTCGATCCAGTTGATCATAGTGGGTATTGGAGACAAGTTACTGTTAGAAGCACTCTTTGCAACGATGTGATGGTAATAGTGGGAATGCATCCACAAGATTTAAGCTCAGAAAAATTAGAGGAATTACAATTGCAACTCAAAACTTTCTTTGAAACCGGAAATGGCGTACAAGCACGAGTAACATCGTTATATCTTCAAATAATGAAACTAAA CGGAACGAAATACATAGAGGAAATGTTGTTGGGAATGAAATTTCGAATATCTCCCCAAGCGTTCTTTCAAGTGAACACGTTAGGCGCTGAAGTATTGTACAAAGCAGCGATTGATTTGGCAAAACCGACCGTGGATACTGCGCTTCTGGATATCTGTTGTGGTACTGGAACGATAGGCCTTGCATTTTCAAAG TATTGTGGCGAGGTGTTTGGAATAGAAATGATAGAGGATGCTATCAAAGACGCGAAGGAAAACGTTGTCGCGAACGAAGTATCAAACTGCGAATTTTTTGTTGGTAAAGCCGAAGATGTTTTGTCCCCTGTAATTCGGAGAACCACTAAGGCCGATATTATCGCTGTCGTGGATCCACCGCGAGCCGGACTTC ATCAAAGAGCGTTATTGACTATGCGCAAGGCGAAAAAATTATCGAGACTAATATATATATCTTGTGATCCTCGAGCAGCTGCAAAAAATTTAGTGGATCTAGCTAGACCCGTCTCAAAGCAATACACCGGTGAACCTATGGTGCCGATAAAAGCCGTTGCTGTAGATATGTTTCCATATACCAAACATTGTGAATTAGTTCTATGTTTGGAAAGATTATCCACAGCCATGAAAGCACGTGATTGTACGGAGCGATAA
- the LOC117160963 gene encoding tRNA (uracil-5-)-methyltransferase homolog A isoform X1 produces MTSNEPTEVEKNPYAYLERADFTSEKYKIEVHGLPKYYGIGEFKKLLNEKLELQSCKIKPPKRSSGWLYVSFRNEENRRKAIEILNGILWKNCKLSAQIAKPAPDPFVKRRLEEETTKKRLKLDKDDQNISIEDKVKLTTIPLWEMPYPSQLELKQKEMSLILSTICKQMLKESKGDLLDWLNHQKTKYHGLPCELLPILSTDTITEYRNKCEFTVGKSEKENEVVIGFRLSSYAAGSTAVGPIDNLCHIPNTMKVLVKVLEEFMKNTELKPFDPVDHSGYWRQVTVRSTLCNDVMVIVGMHPQDLSSEKLEELQLQLKTFFETGNGVQARVTSLYLQIMKLKSVDEKSENNFYHISGTKYIEEMLLGMKFRISPQAFFQVNTLGAEVLYKAAIDLAKPTVDTALLDICCGTGTIGLAFSKYCGEVFGIEMIEDAIKDAKENVVANEVSNCEFFVGKAEDVLSPVIRRTTKADIIAVVDPPRAGLHQRALLTMRKAKKLSRLIYISCDPRAAAKNLVDLARPVSKQYTGEPMVPIKAVAVDMFPYTKHCELVLCLERLSTAMKARDCTER; encoded by the exons atgaCTTCAAACGAACCTACCGAAGTAGAAAAGAATCCTTATGCATACCTCGAAAGAGCTGATTTTACGTCTGAAAAGTATAAAATTGAGGTACACGGGTTACCAAAATATTATGGAATTGGTGAATTTAAAAAGCTTTTAAATGAGAAGCTGGAGTTGCAGTCATGTAAAATAAAGCCACCAAAACGGAGCAGTGGATGGCTTTATGTATCTTTTAGAAACGAGGAGAATCGTCGGAAAGCAATAGAAATATTAAATGGGATTTTATGGAAAAATTGTAAGCTTAGTGCTCAG attgcAAAACCTGCACCAGATCCATTTGTAAAAAGGAGACTAGAAGAAGAAACTACAAAGAAGCGTTTAAAATTAGATAAAGATGATCAAAATATATCCATAGAAGATAAAGTTAAATTAACTACGATTCCCCTTTGGGAAATGCCTTATCCAAGTCAA TTGGAactgaaacaaaaagaaatgagTTTGATTCTATCAACTATTTGTAAACAAATGTTGAAAGAAAGTAAGGGTGATCTTTTAGACTGGTTAAATCATCAAAAAACTAAATATCATGGATTGCCTTGTGAATTGCTTCCCATTTTGAGTACAGATACAATCACAGAGTATAGGAATAAATGTGAATTTACAGTTG GTaaaagcgaaaaagaaaatgaagttgTAATAGGATTCAGATTATCTAGTTATGCAGCTGGTTCCACGGCAGTGGGACCTATTGATAATCTTTGTCACATTCCTAACACAATGAAAGTTCTGGTTAAG GTGCTTGAAGAGTTCATGAAAAATACTGAATTAAAGCCTTTCGATCCAGTTGATCATAGTGGGTATTGGAGACAAGTTACTGTTAGAAGCACTCTTTGCAACGATGTGATGGTAATAGTGGGAATGCATCCACAAGATTTAAGCTCAGAAAAATTAGAGGAATTACAATTGCAACTCAAAACTTTCTTTGAAACCGGAAATGGCGTACAAGCACGAGTAACATCGTTATATCTTCAAATAATGAAACTAAA aAGCGTCGACGAAAAAAgtgaaaacaatttttatcaCATTAGCGGAACGAAATACATAGAGGAAATGTTGTTGGGAATGAAATTTCGAATATCTCCCCAAGCGTTCTTTCAAGTGAACACGTTAGGCGCTGAAGTATTGTACAAAGCAGCGATTGATTTGGCAAAACCGACCGTGGATACTGCGCTTCTGGATATCTGTTGTGGTACTGGAACGATAGGCCTTGCATTTTCAAAG TATTGTGGCGAGGTGTTTGGAATAGAAATGATAGAGGATGCTATCAAAGACGCGAAGGAAAACGTTGTCGCGAACGAAGTATCAAACTGCGAATTTTTTGTTGGTAAAGCCGAAGATGTTTTGTCCCCTGTAATTCGGAGAACCACTAAGGCCGATATTATCGCTGTCGTGGATCCACCGCGAGCCGGACTTC ATCAAAGAGCGTTATTGACTATGCGCAAGGCGAAAAAATTATCGAGACTAATATATATATCTTGTGATCCTCGAGCAGCTGCAAAAAATTTAGTGGATCTAGCTAGACCCGTCTCAAAGCAATACACCGGTGAACCTATGGTGCCGATAAAAGCCGTTGCTGTAGATATGTTTCCATATACCAAACATTGTGAATTAGTTCTATGTTTGGAAAGATTATCCACAGCCATGAAAGCACGTGATTGTACGGAGCGATAA
- the LOC117160963 gene encoding tRNA (uracil-5-)-methyltransferase homolog A isoform X3 → MGFYGKIIAKPAPDPFVKRRLEEETTKKRLKLDKDDQNISIEDKVKLTTIPLWEMPYPSQLELKQKEMSLILSTICKQMLKESKGDLLDWLNHQKTKYHGLPCELLPILSTDTITEYRNKCEFTVGKSEKENEVVIGFRLSSYAAGSTAVGPIDNLCHIPNTMKVLVKVLEEFMKNTELKPFDPVDHSGYWRQVTVRSTLCNDVMVIVGMHPQDLSSEKLEELQLQLKTFFETGNGVQARVTSLYLQIMKLKSVDEKSENNFYHISGTKYIEEMLLGMKFRISPQAFFQVNTLGAEVLYKAAIDLAKPTVDTALLDICCGTGTIGLAFSKYCGEVFGIEMIEDAIKDAKENVVANEVSNCEFFVGKAEDVLSPVIRRTTKADIIAVVDPPRAGLHQRALLTMRKAKKLSRLIYISCDPRAAAKNLVDLARPVSKQYTGEPMVPIKAVAVDMFPYTKHCELVLCLERLSTAMKARDCTER, encoded by the exons ATGGGATTTTATGGAAAAATT attgcAAAACCTGCACCAGATCCATTTGTAAAAAGGAGACTAGAAGAAGAAACTACAAAGAAGCGTTTAAAATTAGATAAAGATGATCAAAATATATCCATAGAAGATAAAGTTAAATTAACTACGATTCCCCTTTGGGAAATGCCTTATCCAAGTCAA TTGGAactgaaacaaaaagaaatgagTTTGATTCTATCAACTATTTGTAAACAAATGTTGAAAGAAAGTAAGGGTGATCTTTTAGACTGGTTAAATCATCAAAAAACTAAATATCATGGATTGCCTTGTGAATTGCTTCCCATTTTGAGTACAGATACAATCACAGAGTATAGGAATAAATGTGAATTTACAGTTG GTaaaagcgaaaaagaaaatgaagttgTAATAGGATTCAGATTATCTAGTTATGCAGCTGGTTCCACGGCAGTGGGACCTATTGATAATCTTTGTCACATTCCTAACACAATGAAAGTTCTGGTTAAG GTGCTTGAAGAGTTCATGAAAAATACTGAATTAAAGCCTTTCGATCCAGTTGATCATAGTGGGTATTGGAGACAAGTTACTGTTAGAAGCACTCTTTGCAACGATGTGATGGTAATAGTGGGAATGCATCCACAAGATTTAAGCTCAGAAAAATTAGAGGAATTACAATTGCAACTCAAAACTTTCTTTGAAACCGGAAATGGCGTACAAGCACGAGTAACATCGTTATATCTTCAAATAATGAAACTAAA aAGCGTCGACGAAAAAAgtgaaaacaatttttatcaCATTAGCGGAACGAAATACATAGAGGAAATGTTGTTGGGAATGAAATTTCGAATATCTCCCCAAGCGTTCTTTCAAGTGAACACGTTAGGCGCTGAAGTATTGTACAAAGCAGCGATTGATTTGGCAAAACCGACCGTGGATACTGCGCTTCTGGATATCTGTTGTGGTACTGGAACGATAGGCCTTGCATTTTCAAAG TATTGTGGCGAGGTGTTTGGAATAGAAATGATAGAGGATGCTATCAAAGACGCGAAGGAAAACGTTGTCGCGAACGAAGTATCAAACTGCGAATTTTTTGTTGGTAAAGCCGAAGATGTTTTGTCCCCTGTAATTCGGAGAACCACTAAGGCCGATATTATCGCTGTCGTGGATCCACCGCGAGCCGGACTTC ATCAAAGAGCGTTATTGACTATGCGCAAGGCGAAAAAATTATCGAGACTAATATATATATCTTGTGATCCTCGAGCAGCTGCAAAAAATTTAGTGGATCTAGCTAGACCCGTCTCAAAGCAATACACCGGTGAACCTATGGTGCCGATAAAAGCCGTTGCTGTAGATATGTTTCCATATACCAAACATTGTGAATTAGTTCTATGTTTGGAAAGATTATCCACAGCCATGAAAGCACGTGATTGTACGGAGCGATAA
- the LOC117160972 gene encoding uncharacterized protein LOC117160972 isoform X1, giving the protein MGNGVIPLMLVAMVPIIGGTIGQRALSKRNAPTNLDYPDYSTKYDEYPVVVPKRAALLFDQLMVALQKVVDNQNRGEFGGRTLPRSSGPHLPVGNSQNIPATDEQTVKMDLQRRGQAKGRVYWRCYFNAVTCFKRK; this is encoded by the exons atggGCAACGGAGTGATTCCATTGATGTTAGTGGCGATGGTGCCCATAATCGGTGGTACTATCGGCCAGCGTGCTCTCAGCAAGAGGAACGCGCCAACGAATCTCGATTATCCCGACTATTCGACCAAGTACGACGAGTATCCG GTGGTAGTGCCAAAGAGGGCGGCTCTTTTGTTCGATCAATTGATGGTCGCGTTGCAAAAAGTGGTGGACAACCAGAACAGAGGAGAATTCGGAGGCAGAACGTTGCCGAGGTCATCGGGGCCTCACTTGCCGGTGGGAAATTCGCAAAACATTCCTGCAACGGACGAGCAAACGGTGAAG ATGGACCTTCAACGGCGCGGACAGGCAAAAGGACGGGTTTACTGGCGTTGTTACTTCAACGCTGTAACATGCTTCAAGAGAAAGTGA
- the LOC117160972 gene encoding uncharacterized protein LOC117160972 isoform X2 yields the protein MGNGVIPLMLVAMVPIIGGTIGQRALSKRNAPTNLDYPDYSTKYDEYPVVVPKRAALLFDQLMVALQKVVDNQNRGEFGGRTLPRSSGPHLPVGNSQNIPATDEQTMDLQRRGQAKGRVYWRCYFNAVTCFKRK from the exons atggGCAACGGAGTGATTCCATTGATGTTAGTGGCGATGGTGCCCATAATCGGTGGTACTATCGGCCAGCGTGCTCTCAGCAAGAGGAACGCGCCAACGAATCTCGATTATCCCGACTATTCGACCAAGTACGACGAGTATCCG GTGGTAGTGCCAAAGAGGGCGGCTCTTTTGTTCGATCAATTGATGGTCGCGTTGCAAAAAGTGGTGGACAACCAGAACAGAGGAGAATTCGGAGGCAGAACGTTGCCGAGGTCATCGGGGCCTCACTTGCCGGTGGGAAATTCGCAAAACATTCCTGCAACGGACGAGCAAACG ATGGACCTTCAACGGCGCGGACAGGCAAAAGGACGGGTTTACTGGCGTTGTTACTTCAACGCTGTAACATGCTTCAAGAGAAAGTGA